A window of Argopecten irradians isolate NY chromosome 1, Ai_NY, whole genome shotgun sequence contains these coding sequences:
- the LOC138319996 gene encoding uncharacterized protein codes for MERNTVLFVLLIGCVAVFTPTNGDIEATVEHLFKTIQQMQVKRTVPAIPPLIWGKFRGIYESDVKQYFHGNPDMSALRYEFQVFDNNMFATAWITSCLIEAYRYGKAPKPSEEQISMSIQILMDNHNERNTNYTNSIMAFWPQEYDQKYQGWVSTPINLLAMFNSTDLVNWNAVYAEMEKLGLKDIVDVMKRLLGSKSMYEYVFRIPPDFDDTSVNLGLGSLLKEGIVDFPQSNALWQSRNSNLSSVFSAIKHYAYRPFSGDKRVDTIDTRTYVYMRRFLELAKSKNEDVALVTTWVQDLEDIKTQYFKGVVTPGNVNNVDITVAANALFGITNSILTGLVTAEVLEDPDMQKIYLNTSTMIAYQINTNFSSRPDLALTYYPSAIEFYWFVARTYSQLLRRYTYNGLPHQAMKTAMDILGDALKNNATTIMLKEAVPMGTDMVYYDDFLGDGDTDAEGKPVKYGEDRLFTTAMAANALITIWTSYEEKSGMLIWNQNTSTQVKDVVSRAVKFLDTFVLSGDYKPWNAFFSGSVKGSGTSWSEYPANRNEYFNGTKILPGHHHYGEVIRGMQGVPNETWYKQEEAAMKSPIDFPGFNNQDRYFPFWSSEPYTYAVSMLALSTFSNIA; via the exons ATGGAGAGAAACACCGTGTTGTTTGTGTTGCTCATAGGATGTGTCGCCGTCTTTACTCCTACTAATGGCGATATTGAAGCAACAGTTGAACATCTATTTAAAACGATACAGCAGATGCAAGTAAAACGGACCGTTCCAGCAATACCGCCATTAATTTGGGGAAAATTTCGTGGAATCTATGAAAgtgatgtgaaacagtatttcCATGGTAACCCTGATATGAGTGCACTTCGTTATGAGTTCCAAGTGTTTGACAATAATATGTTTGCCACTGCATGGATTACGTCATGCCTTATAGAAGCATATCGTTATGGAAAAGCACCAAAGCCTTCCGAAGAACAGATAAGTATGTCGATTCAAATTCTAATGGACAATCACAATGAGAGAAACACCAACTACACCAACTCAATCATGGCGTTTTGGCCTCAGGAGTACGATCAAAAGTATCAA GGCTGGGTCAGCACGCCGATAAACTTACTGGCCATGTTTAACTCCACTGATCTCGTTAACTGGAACGCCGTGTATGCCGAGATGGAGAAACTGGGACTGAAAGATATCGTTGATGTCATGAAAAGACTACTTGGTTCCAA ATCTATGTATGAATACGTTTTCCGGATCCCTCCTGACTTTGACGACACGTCTGTGAACCTCGGATTGGGGTCACTACTGAAGGAAGGCATTGTGGATTTCCCACAATCCAATGCGCTGTGGCAGTCCCGGAACTCGAACTTGTCATCTGTGTTTAGCGCCATTAAACATTACGCCTACCGACCTTTTTCTGGGGACAAACGCGTGGACACCATTGACACACGTACCTATGTCTATATGCGTAGATTCCTCGAACTCGCCAAGTCAAAGAATGAAGACGTTGCTTTAGTGACAACATGG GTACAAGATCTGGAAGATATAAAGACACAGTATTTCAAGGGAGTCGTTACCCCTGGCAACGTCAACAATGTCGATATTACAGTGGCGGCCAACGCCTTATTTGGAATCACCAACAGTATACTGACTGGTCTTGTGACGGCAGAGGTTTTGGAAGATCCAGACATGCAG aaaaTCTACTTAAACACCTCTACAATGATAGCTTACCAGATCAACACCAACTTCTCTAGCCGTCCCGATCTGGCCCTGACCTACTACCCATCAGCTATCGAGTTCTACTGGTTCGTTGCCAGGACCTACAGTCAACTACTGAGACGGTATACCTATAACGGCCTACCTCACCAG GCCATGAAAACAGCGATGGACATCTTAGGAGACGCATTGAAGAATAATGCTACAACCATTATGCTGAAGGAAGCTGTTCCCATGGGAACGGATATGGTTTACTATGACGATTTCCTTGGAGACGGAGATACTGACGCTGAAGGCAAACCAGTC AAATATGGCGAGGATCGTTTGTTTACCACTGCTATGGCTGCTAATGCCCTAATCACCATCTGGACTTCATATGAGGAGAAATCAGGGATGCTGATCTGGAACCAAA ACACATCAACACAGGTGAAGGATGTTGTATCACGTGCTGTGAAGTTCCTTGACACGTTTGTACTATCTGGGGACTATAAACCGTGGAATGCGTTCTTCTCTGGCTCCGTAAAGGGATCAGGG acATCATGGTCCGAATATCCAGCCAACAGAAACGAGTATTTCAATGGAACCAAGATTCTTCCGGGACATCACCACTACGGGGAGGTTATCCGTGGGATGCAAGGGGTTCCGAATGAAACATGGTACAAGCAAGAAGAAGCGGCTATGAAATCCCCTATTGACTTCCCAGGTTTCAATAACCAGGATCGTTATTTCCCGTTCTGGTCGTCAGAGCCTTATACATACGCTGTATCTATGTTGGCACTGTCTACATTCAGTAATATTgcttaa
- the LOC138320007 gene encoding uncharacterized protein, producing the protein MMGSPLVLILLVFGCFQVMNSMPTLEKELLVDEIESDIELLKRRRNNGQHSSEEEEEDDEGSLPLSPSGFRYIRGPKNKGDRIVIVGAGPSGVHMALKLKEEGYSNVVVFEAEEEVGGKSRTLTYRDTPHEMGTCYTQADYTELYRLLDKYDAGELRDLPSPTIWTRNQDRLTSLQFTVLPAALSLPPGSSQEDIMNEFTTAVGKYIAKHFELFGQFEGELMPRPTDTILQNELNMTFMEFLIRNDADILANFFLQTQTTQGYGHLDEVPALYGLTWMTPNMILNTLFPPKDEITTLKLLSRGYQTVWKSIVEQENIDVRLSSPVRKIIRRKKRQVKRKNLSPFVIEYDDDMANERKRETADFIVLTPQMKMLSDMDIIKFNDEEENFFSRMNHYYYTTSLVDTKALNETVRGYSPQSYFSDNIQSKVDGSIWVKRDSFNSLEYVLGENYTNFQTPGAPDGRYEQTSVYYQYSKGRPDKDVLEKQLRDHIENREGAEVLNILRVMVWDYFPQFSVADIATGITWDIFDMQGKYGIWYAGSSVYFESAKSVLEYNNLIFRQFASPSSP; encoded by the exons ATGATGGGGTCCCCGCTCGTGTTGATACTACTTGTGTTCGGGTGTTTTCAG GTGATGAACAGCATGCCAACTCTGGAAAAAGAACTTCTTGTGGATGAGATAGAAA GTGATATAGAATTGTTAAAGAGACGACGCAACAATGGACAACATTCGTCAGAAGAGGAAGAGGAGGATGACGAGGGGAGTTTACCTTTATCGCCGTCTGGTTTTCGATATATCAGAGGTCCCAAGAATAAAGGTGACAGAATTGTCATCGTAGGGGCGGGGCCATCAGGAGTACATATGGCTTTGAAACTCAAG GAAGAAGGTTACTCCAATGTTGTTGTGTTTGAAGCAGAGGAGGAAGTTGGAGGAAAATCAAGAACACTTACGTACCGGGACACTCCGCACGAGATGGGCACATGTTACACGCAGGCAGATTATACCGAGCTGTATAGACTACTGGACAAATATGATGCTGGAGAGCTCCGCGATCTACCGTCTCCTACAATTTGGACAAGGAATCAAG ATCGATTGACGTCACTGCAGTTTACCGTTCTTCCTGCTGCCCTAAGCTTGCCTCCCGGTTCAAGCCAGGAGGACATTATGAATGAGTTTACGACCGCGGTAGGAAAGTACATAGCTAAGCACTTTGAACTTTTTGGACAATTCGAAGGTGAATTGATGCCACGACCGACTGATACCATACTTCAGAATGAACTTAATATGACCTTTATGGAATTTTTGATAAGAAATGATGCAGATATTCTTGCTAACTTTTTCCTTCAGACACAGACCACTCAAGGGTATGGGCACTTAGACGAGGTTCCGGCATTGTATGGTTTAACATGGATGACACCTAACATGATTCTTAACACATTGTTTCCACCAAAAGATGAAATCACAACCCTCAAGTTACTAAGTAGAGGCTACCAGACAGTATGGAAGTCGATTGTCGAGCAGGAAAACATAGATGTACGACTGTCTAGCCCTGTGAGGAAGATCATTCGAAGGAAGAAGAGGCAAGTTAAAAGGAAAAACCTCTCGCCATTTGTCATCGAGTATGATGACGATATGGCCAacgagagaaagagagagactGCTGACTTTATCGTATTGACGCCCCAGATGaagatgttgtcagatatggaTATTATCAAATTTAACGATGAGGAAGAAAACTTCTTTAGTAGGAtgaatcattattattatacaacgtCATTGGTGGATACCAAAGCGCTAAACGAAACAGTCCGAGGGTACAGTCCACAAAGCTACTTCTCTGATAACATACAGAGTAAAGTTGACGGGTCTATTTGGGTAAAGAGAGACTCCTTCAACAGTCTAGAGTATGTCCTCGGAGAAAACTACACCAACTTCCAAACCCCTGGAGCGCCCGATGGAAGATACGAACAAACATCCGTGTACTATCAGTACTCTAAAGGGCGTCCCGATAAAGACGTTCTGGAAAAACAGCTACGAGACCACATCGAAAACAGAGAAGGGGCTGAGGTACTTAACATTTTGCGAGTGATGGTTTGGGATTATTTTCCACAGTTCTCAGTTGCTGATATAGCGACAGGGATAACATGGGATATATTCGACATGCAAGGGAAATATGGAATCTGGTATGCTGGATCTTCCGTGTATTTCGAGTCTGCAAAATCGGTGTTGGAGTACAACAATCTCATCTTCCGACAGTTTGCAAGTCCTTCTTCACCGTAA